CGAGAGAGGTGACAGTCTTTCTCTTGGCGTGCTCGGTGTAGGTGACCGAGTCTCGGATGACGTtctcgaggaagatcttgaGGACACCTCGAGTCTCCTCGTAGATGAGACCGGAGATTCGCTTGACACCGCCTCGTCGAGCTAATCTTCGGATGGCGGGCTTGGTAATACCCCTGCGAGCAGAATCGAGTCAGTGATACggttcttcatctcgagTAAGAAAAGAATGGACGCACTGGATGTTGTCTCGAAGCACCTTCCTGTGTCGCTTGGCACCACCCTTGCCCAAACCTTTACCGCcttttcctcgtccagaCATTGTGATGTAGTTGTGTTGTTGGGGGTGTGGGTAGGGTGAGAGAGGGCAAATAGGGTTGTTTGATCTGGTCTGGTTTGCTTggttgagggagaagaagaagaggtgaagagcGTGAGATGTCACCTCTTATATATGTTGCAATCTGAATCTCTTCCCAGTGATGACGCCGTATCTCCGTCCCCTGCTTGATGTTTGTTGATTTGACCCTAGAGATGACTTGTGATAAACACTGTCGGGGAGATCACGGCGTTTCGGGTTTATA
Above is a window of Kwoniella newhampshirensis strain CBS 13917 chromosome 9, whole genome shotgun sequence DNA encoding:
- a CDS encoding histone H4; translation: MSGRGKGGKGLGKGGAKRHRKVLRDNIQGITKPAIRRLARRGGVKRISGLIYEETRGVLKIFLENVIRDSVTYTEHAKRKTVTSLDVVYALKRQGRTLYGFGA